The following proteins come from a genomic window of Pichia kudriavzevii chromosome 1, complete sequence:
- a CDS encoding uncharacterized protein (PKUD0A05720), protein MGLGDEQKYNVQLSKVKRVIISNRHLRELYNDDHIKGKLMSILFELEKDEIFSMSKCYDGKDFKDSEQLYIPISNESWKCQIVTSWNEIETLRKWMYGEDIPLSRSQWRKCEKLMIRRLEFDSSKSISLLSDDESKKEEEEEEDSKKNVTFKYEKSHVAPVSLNIHVHFKV, encoded by the coding sequence ATGGGACTAGGCGATGAACAGAAATATAATGTGCAGCTATCCAAAGTGAAACGTGTGATCATTTCAAATAGACACTTACGTGAGTTATATAATGATGATCATATAAAAGGCAAATTAATGtcaattttatttgaaCTGGAGaaagatgaaattttttccATGTCTAAATGTTATGATGGTAAAGATTTTAAAGATAGTGAGCAATTATACATACCGATAAGTAATGAATCATGGAAATGTCAAATTGTGACATCGTGGAATGAGATTGAAACTTTAAGAAAATGGATGTATGGAGAAGATATACCCCTCAGCCGAAGCCAATGGAGGAAATGTGAAAAACTAATGATTAGAAGATTAGAATTTGACAGCAGCAAAAGTATCAGTTTACTTAGTGACGATGAAAGtaagaaggaggaggaggaagaagaagacagcaaaaaaaatgtgaCGTTCAAATACGAGAAATCTCATGTTGCCCCAGtgtctttgaatattcaCGTACACTTTAAGGTTTAG
- a CDS encoding uncharacterized protein (PKUD0A05730; similar to Saccharomyces cerevisiae YGR086C (PIL1); ancestral locus Anc_3.420), producing the protein MTMCIPFDFPPIKNVVHENLSPLRTSVIGNCCCRFRIRQARFQIRQELSPPIIFLLHILHFLSSVQLSSFHGWVAFLLYGDVSSFSSLWSLHFHILSGSIIISNQLQETMHRTYSLRSNRAPTASDLQNPIPVPPSSTKSPRFFGPGGLANSFRRSTAGSFGPELSRKLAQLVKMEKNVMRAIEVCSRERRDAARQLSLWGADNEDDVSDITDKLGVLIYEIGELEDQFIDRYDQYRITIKSIRDIEGSVQPSRDRKHKITDQIAYLKYKDPQSPKISILEQELVRAEAESLVAEAQLSNITREKLKASFSYQFDSIREYAEKVALIAGYGKALLELLDDSPVTPGETRPSYDGYEASKQIIIDCENALATWTFETAAVKPTLSFKVGDYEDELADDVDNLHVEDEEWNEEHQQAVGA; encoded by the coding sequence ATGACAATGTGCATCCCCTTTGATTTCCCCCCCATCAAAAATGTAGTACACGAAAATTTATCCCCATTGCGAACATCCGTAATAGGCAACTGCTGTTGTCGTTTCCGCATTCGGCAGGCGCGTTTCCAGATTCGGCAAGAACTGAGCCCCCCCATAATCTTCCTCCTGCACATCCTCCATTTTCTGTCGAGTGTACAATTGAGTTCCTTCCATGGCTGGGTTGCCTTTCTTCTCTATGGCgatgtttcttctttctcttcattGTGGAGTTTACATTTTCATATCCTTAGTGGTTCAATCATCATAAGCAACCAACTACAAGAAACAATGCATAGAACATACTCCTTAAGATCAAACAGAGCTCCTACTGCTTCTGATTTACAAAATCCAATTCCGGTTCCGCCATCTTCCACGAAATCTCCAAGATTCTTTGGGCCAGGTGGTCTTGCAAATTCTTTCAGGAGAAGCACTGCTGGATCCTTTGGTCCAGAGCTTTCCAGAAAATTGGCGCAGTTGGTCaagatggagaagaatGTTATGAGAGCCATCGAGGTTTGTTCtagagaaagaagagatGCAGCAAGACAATTATCACTTTGGGGTGCagataatgaagatgatgtcTCTGATATCACCGATAAATTAGGTGTCCTCATCTACGAGATTGGAGAATTAGAGGACCAATTTATTGACAGGTATGACCAATACAGAATCACCATCAAGTCCATTAGAGACATTGAAGGTTCTGTCCAACCTTCAAGAGATAGAAAGCATAAGATTACCGATCAAATTGCTTACTTGAAATACAAGGACCCACAATCCCCAAAGATTTCTATCCTTGAACAAGAATTAGTTAGAGCTGAAGCAGAATCTTTAGTTGCTGAAGCACAATTATCCAACAttacaagagaaaaattgaaggcTTCATTCTCTTACCAATTCGATTCTATTAGAGAATATGCTGAAAAAGTTGCTCTTATTGCAGGTTATGGTAAGGCCCTTCTTGAACTATTAGATGACTCTCCAGTTACTCCAGGTGAAACTAGACCTTCCTATGATGGTTATGAAGCTTCTAAGCAGATCATCATTGACTGTGAAAATGCTTTGGCTACTTGGACTTTTGAAACAGCAGCTGTTAAACCAACACTTTCTTTTAAAGTCGGTGActatgaagatgaattgGCTGATGATGTCGACAACTTGcatgttgaagatgaagaatgGAATGAAGAACACCAGCAAGCTGTTGGCGCTTAA